A window of the Cellvibrio sp. pealriver genome harbors these coding sequences:
- a CDS encoding sugar ABC transporter ATP-binding protein, which yields MNSTPVLQLKGIHKIFPSVHALKGVDFTLRAGEIHALLGENGAGKSTLIKVMTGVYQRDGGDIVLEGQPIHPNNTGDAQALGISTVYQEVNLLPNLTVAQNIYLGREPRRFGLINWSKVNRDAQALLKGYDLDIDVTQPLSSYSIAVQQLIAIARGVDMSAKVLILDEPTASLDAEEVQSLFRIMRELKARGIGIVFVTHFLDQVYAVSDRITVLRSAQLVGEFETARLARSELISHMLGKELAALGEHKPQNHSASGESLLDAQGIGHKVTLSATSIQVRKGEVVGLAGLLGSGRTELCRLIFGVDKKHAGSVTFDGKKVDFNSPRDAISAGMGLCPEDRKHDGILGQLSIRENMILARQIKQGWWKFISRKEQEDIANHYVKELSIATSDIEKPIEQLSGGNQQKVILARWLAANPSLLILDEPTRGIDIGAHAEIIRLIRKLCDQGLALVVASSELEELVAFSNRVLVLRDRQKVAELEGDDINPQRIMQAIAAS from the coding sequence ATGAACTCAACTCCAGTATTACAACTCAAGGGAATTCATAAAATATTCCCCAGTGTTCACGCATTAAAAGGTGTGGACTTTACGCTGCGTGCTGGTGAAATCCATGCACTGCTCGGTGAAAATGGTGCAGGGAAATCCACACTGATTAAAGTCATGACCGGTGTTTACCAACGCGATGGTGGTGATATTGTGTTGGAAGGCCAACCAATACACCCAAACAATACCGGCGATGCACAAGCGCTTGGCATCAGCACCGTGTATCAGGAAGTGAACCTGCTCCCCAACTTAACCGTTGCGCAAAATATTTATCTCGGCCGCGAGCCGCGCCGTTTTGGTTTGATCAACTGGAGCAAAGTGAATCGCGATGCACAAGCCTTATTAAAAGGCTACGATCTGGATATCGATGTAACGCAACCACTCTCCAGTTATTCCATCGCCGTACAACAATTGATTGCAATTGCACGCGGCGTGGACATGTCAGCAAAAGTATTGATTCTGGATGAACCCACCGCAAGCCTCGATGCCGAGGAAGTGCAATCGCTTTTTCGCATTATGCGCGAGTTAAAAGCACGCGGTATCGGCATTGTGTTTGTCACTCACTTTCTCGATCAGGTGTACGCTGTGAGTGACCGCATTACGGTATTACGCTCTGCACAGTTGGTTGGCGAATTTGAAACTGCCCGCTTGGCGCGCAGTGAATTAATTAGCCATATGCTCGGCAAGGAATTGGCGGCGCTGGGCGAACACAAACCGCAAAACCATTCTGCCAGCGGTGAATCATTACTTGATGCGCAGGGTATCGGTCATAAGGTCACATTGTCAGCCACCAGCATTCAGGTGCGTAAAGGCGAAGTGGTTGGTCTTGCAGGCTTGCTCGGTTCTGGCCGTACCGAACTGTGCCGTTTGATTTTTGGTGTTGATAAAAAACACGCCGGCAGTGTCACCTTTGATGGCAAAAAAGTGGATTTTAATTCACCGCGCGATGCCATCAGCGCAGGTATGGGTTTGTGCCCGGAAGATCGCAAACACGATGGCATTCTTGGCCAATTATCCATCCGTGAAAACATGATTCTTGCACGCCAGATCAAACAAGGTTGGTGGAAATTTATTTCGCGTAAAGAACAAGAAGATATCGCCAACCATTATGTGAAAGAGCTCAGCATCGCCACATCGGATATTGAAAAACCGATTGAGCAATTAAGTGGAGGCAACCAGCAAAAAGTTATTCTTGCGCGCTGGCTTGCAGCCAATCCATCGCTATTGATTCTGGATGAACCCACCCGCGGTATTGATATTGGCGCGCACGCTGAAATTATCCGGTTAATCCGCAAACTCTGCGACCAAGGGCTCGCTCTGGTAGTTGCCTCATCGGAATTGGAAGAGTTGGTTGCATTTAGTAACCGCGTGTTGGTATTGCGCGACCGTCAGAAAGTAGCAGAACTTGAAGGCGATGACATAAATCCACAGCGCATTATGCAGGCAATTGCGGCCAGTTAA
- a CDS encoding AraC family transcriptional regulator, producing the protein MTTPIFNLNDIILILAIGLSLVLALFQLLLPARKKVSRILLTTFFLSIALSDVGIMLIWNEYIPQTPLTASLVPYFYSSSLLLKAPLLIFYVRSITEENFRFKRIHLLHLLPTLVAIAIIAIFDIDINRLKLDTFGMDAVLYTVIDCLWYSLKIIPLAYFIAATVTVWRYHTVLRQQHSDVNETALWWLYYLTLGFVFAGVWTLALSLLAYFYRLPLGVTDNYLNFVLLIALFYYSISHAQNLTTTKEDEEFELPKDAIPTAGTKPLDSTIDKIMDGIVNQKLYLNQSLNVEQFSAKIGVPYRDVSYAINKTFGTNFFEFINSYRIEESKRYLADEKYKDMTIMDILLESGFNSKSAFQRFFKRLTGTSPTEFRREALRTAYFANDKTADMPKE; encoded by the coding sequence ATGACAACGCCCATTTTCAACCTCAATGACATTATTCTTATTCTCGCCATTGGCTTAAGCCTGGTTCTGGCGCTGTTCCAGTTGTTACTGCCCGCGCGTAAAAAAGTTAGCCGGATTTTGCTGACCACTTTTTTTCTCAGTATTGCATTGTCAGATGTAGGGATCATGTTGATTTGGAATGAATACATTCCACAAACCCCATTAACGGCAAGCCTGGTGCCTTATTTTTACAGCAGTTCGTTATTACTAAAGGCCCCTCTGCTGATTTTTTATGTGCGTAGCATTACCGAGGAAAACTTCCGTTTTAAACGGATCCATTTACTGCATTTACTACCCACATTAGTAGCTATTGCCATAATCGCTATTTTTGATATCGATATTAACCGGCTAAAACTGGATACTTTTGGTATGGATGCTGTGCTCTATACCGTCATTGATTGCCTGTGGTACTCGTTAAAAATTATTCCGCTCGCGTATTTCATCGCCGCGACTGTCACCGTGTGGCGCTATCACACAGTACTGCGCCAACAACATTCAGACGTGAACGAAACCGCACTCTGGTGGCTTTATTACCTGACGTTAGGTTTTGTGTTTGCGGGCGTTTGGACACTAGCCCTCAGCCTGCTGGCTTATTTTTATCGCTTGCCGTTAGGTGTTACCGATAACTATCTGAATTTTGTGCTGTTGATTGCGCTTTTTTATTACAGCATTTCGCACGCGCAGAACCTGACAACCACTAAAGAAGACGAAGAATTTGAGCTGCCAAAAGACGCTATACCCACAGCAGGCACCAAACCGCTGGATTCCACCATCGACAAAATCATGGACGGGATTGTTAATCAAAAGCTTTATCTGAACCAAAGCCTGAATGTTGAACAATTCTCTGCAAAAATCGGTGTGCCTTATCGCGATGTGTCTTATGCGATCAACAAAACCTTCGGCACCAATTTTTTTGAGTTTATTAACTCTTATCGAATTGAAGAATCCAAGCGTTATCTTGCAGATGAAAAATACAAAGACATGACCATTATGGATATATTGCTGGAATCCGGCTTCAACAGTAAATCGGCATTCCAGCGCTTTTTCAAACGCCTTACCGGAACCTCCCCTACCGAATTTCGCCGGGAGGCGTTACGTACAGCCTATTTCGCGAATGACAAAACGGCAGACATGCCAAAGGAGTAA
- a CDS encoding ABC transporter permease, translating into MNLTKNQNLRRYLWPCAGLLVLLVINAIIAPEFFHIEFKDGRFYGSLIDVLNRAAPVALLAIGMSLVIATAGVDLSVGSIMAIAGAVSAYYITKGVDNLALIIGAGLIAGLIAGIINGFLVGYMSIQPIVATLILMVAGRGIAQLINEGQIVTFDHSGFAFLGTGSFLGLPFPIVLVIITFAIVQLLTRRTALGLYIEAVGANPSASHYMGLNAKAIKMSVYCVAGLCAALAGMIAAADIRGSDANNAGLWLELDAILAVVIGGASLMGGRFSILLAIIGALIIQTLTVTIILSGIPPKFNLLIKASAIIVVLLLQSPRFQQQLSKLNFRKTTASTSSNKEANNA; encoded by the coding sequence ATGAACCTGACCAAAAACCAAAACCTGCGCCGCTATCTTTGGCCTTGCGCTGGCCTGCTGGTGCTGCTGGTGATCAACGCGATAATCGCACCGGAATTTTTTCATATTGAATTTAAAGATGGTCGTTTTTACGGATCGCTAATTGATGTGCTCAATCGCGCTGCACCGGTTGCGTTGTTAGCAATCGGTATGTCGCTGGTGATTGCCACTGCCGGTGTGGATTTATCTGTTGGTTCCATTATGGCCATCGCGGGTGCAGTGAGTGCGTATTACATTACCAAAGGTGTGGATAATCTCGCGCTCATCATCGGTGCCGGGTTAATTGCCGGACTAATCGCGGGAATTATCAACGGTTTTCTCGTGGGTTATATGAGCATCCAGCCGATTGTGGCAACTTTGATTTTAATGGTCGCAGGCCGTGGTATTGCGCAGTTAATTAATGAGGGGCAGATTGTCACTTTTGATCACAGCGGATTTGCTTTTTTAGGCACGGGTAGTTTTCTTGGCCTGCCCTTCCCCATTGTGTTGGTGATTATTACTTTTGCCATAGTGCAGCTGCTAACACGCCGCACCGCATTGGGTTTGTATATTGAAGCTGTTGGTGCAAATCCATCAGCCAGCCACTACATGGGGCTAAATGCAAAAGCGATTAAGATGAGTGTGTATTGCGTAGCCGGGCTTTGTGCTGCGCTGGCGGGCATGATTGCCGCCGCGGATATTCGCGGTTCCGATGCCAATAATGCAGGTTTGTGGTTGGAGTTGGATGCGATTCTCGCTGTAGTAATTGGTGGAGCATCGTTAATGGGTGGACGTTTTTCTATCCTGCTCGCGATTATCGGTGCACTCATCATCCAAACCTTGACCGTCACCATTATTCTCAGCGGTATTCCACCGAAATTTAATTTATTGATCAAAGCCAGCGCCATTATTGTGGTTCTACTGCTGCAATCGCCGCGCTTCCAACAACAATTATCCAAATTAAATTTCCGCAAAACCACTGCCTCAACCAGCAGCAACAAGGAGGCTAACAATGCTTAA
- a CDS encoding ABC transporter substrate-binding protein has translation MNKLFKTLTLTAAIGISATANAITVGFAQVGSESGWRTSFSESVKAEAEKRGITLKFSDAQQKQENQIKAVRSFIAQRVDAILIAPVVETGWQPVLMEAKRARIPVVILDRNVSVSDHSLYLTRIAPDFEVEGQRAANWLTEKTQGKCSILELQGTVGSSAALGRMKGFNETIAKFPETKIVRSQTAEFTRAKGKEVMETMLKAEGGGKSICAIWAHNDEMALGAIQAVKEAGLQPGKDILIVSVDAVDDALKAIVAGEINVSVELSPHLGGPAFDVINEYRGGKKEFDKWIKMGGAVFTQENAADELAKRGAK, from the coding sequence ATGAACAAGTTATTCAAAACGCTCACGCTCACGGCCGCTATCGGCATCAGCGCTACTGCTAACGCAATCACCGTGGGCTTTGCACAAGTTGGTTCGGAATCTGGCTGGCGCACCAGCTTTTCTGAATCGGTTAAAGCCGAAGCAGAAAAACGCGGTATCACACTGAAGTTTTCCGATGCACAACAAAAACAAGAGAACCAAATTAAAGCCGTGCGCAGTTTTATTGCACAGCGCGTGGATGCCATTTTAATTGCACCGGTGGTAGAAACCGGTTGGCAGCCGGTATTAATGGAAGCCAAACGCGCACGTATTCCGGTGGTCATCCTGGACCGCAATGTATCGGTGAGCGATCACTCTTTATATCTCACGCGTATCGCGCCCGATTTTGAAGTGGAAGGCCAACGCGCAGCGAATTGGCTCACTGAAAAAACCCAAGGCAAATGCAGTATTTTGGAGCTGCAAGGTACAGTAGGTTCAAGCGCGGCATTGGGGCGTATGAAAGGCTTTAATGAAACCATTGCAAAATTTCCTGAAACCAAAATTGTGCGCAGCCAAACCGCTGAATTTACTCGCGCTAAAGGCAAGGAAGTCATGGAGACCATGCTGAAAGCAGAAGGCGGTGGTAAAAGCATTTGTGCAATTTGGGCACATAACGATGAAATGGCATTGGGTGCAATCCAGGCGGTTAAAGAAGCAGGTTTGCAACCAGGCAAGGATATTTTAATTGTGTCGGTAGATGCGGTAGATGATGCATTGAAAGCGATTGTGGCGGGTGAAATTAACGTATCAGTGGAATTAAGTCCGCACCTTGGTGGCCCTGCGTTTGATGTTATCAATGAATATCGTGGTGGTAAAAAAGAGTTTGATAAGTGGATCAAGATGGGTGGCGCTGTGTTCACACAAGAGAATGCAGCAGATGAATTAGCAAAGCGCGGGGCTAAATAA
- the yjfF gene encoding galactofuranose ABC transporter, permease protein YjfF — protein MLNRKFIPLAVTCCLFFLLFGIGSIQFEGFGTPRVFFNLLSDNAFLIIAAVGMTFVILSGGIDLSVGAVIALTGVVCSVLISKYQWHPLLVFPVVLIGGTLFGAIMGAIIHYYKMQPFIVTLAGMFFARGLASVISEESIPIEHEFYNDVSAFGFEILGDAWIGSSTIICLMVLVVAIIAAHYTRFGGRVYAIGGDANSSALMGIPLAATTIHIYAISSFLATLAGIVYSFYTFSGYSLAAVGVELDAIAAVVIGGTLLTGGYGYMFGTLMGVLIMGVVQTYISFDGTLSSWWTKIVIGGLLFCFIALQQVLVRVKPR, from the coding sequence ATGCTTAATCGCAAATTTATTCCACTCGCCGTCACCTGCTGTTTATTCTTTTTATTGTTCGGCATTGGCTCAATACAATTTGAAGGCTTTGGTACTCCACGCGTATTTTTCAACTTGCTCAGTGATAATGCCTTTTTGATTATTGCAGCTGTTGGCATGACCTTTGTGATCTTGTCCGGTGGTATTGATTTATCCGTCGGAGCCGTTATCGCACTAACCGGCGTGGTATGCAGCGTATTGATCAGTAAATACCAATGGCACCCGCTGCTGGTGTTTCCGGTAGTATTGATTGGCGGCACGCTATTCGGTGCAATCATGGGTGCAATTATTCACTACTATAAAATGCAGCCGTTTATTGTCACTCTGGCAGGTATGTTTTTCGCGCGCGGTTTGGCGAGTGTAATCAGCGAAGAGTCAATTCCAATCGAACACGAATTTTATAACGATGTATCCGCATTTGGTTTTGAAATACTGGGCGATGCCTGGATTGGTAGTTCAACGATTATTTGTTTGATGGTGTTGGTCGTTGCGATTATCGCCGCGCATTACACCCGCTTTGGCGGCCGTGTGTATGCAATTGGTGGCGATGCCAATTCATCTGCACTCATGGGCATTCCACTGGCAGCAACCACAATCCATATCTATGCGATCAGTTCTTTTCTCGCAACACTTGCTGGTATCGTCTACTCCTTCTACACCTTCTCCGGTTATTCGCTCGCTGCGGTTGGCGTAGAGCTGGATGCGATTGCGGCCGTCGTCATCGGTGGAACCTTGCTGACCGGTGGCTACGGTTATATGTTCGGCACTCTGATGGGCGTATTGATTATGGGTGTAGTGCAAACCTACATTTCATTTGACGGTACTTTAAGCAGCTGGTGGACCAAAATAGTCATCGGTGGATTGCTGTTTTGTTTTATCGCGCTGCAACAAGTGTTGGTACGGGTAAAACCGCGTTAA
- a CDS encoding IlvD/Edd family dehydratase has translation MNHDNKTNKHSVKPLRSAQWFGTQDKNGFMYRSWMKNQGIPEHHFQGKPIIGICNTWSELTPCNSHFRELAESVRRGILEAGGVPVEFPVFSNGESNLRPTAMLTRNLAAMDVEESIRGNPIDGVVLLVGCDKTTPALVMGAASCDLPTIVVTGGPMLNGKHKGKDVGSGTLVWRMSEDYKAGKISLQEFMDAEADMSRSTGTCNTMGTASTMACIVETLGLSLPQNAAIPAVDARRKTLAYVSGMRIVDMVNEDLRISQLLTRDSIINAIRTTAAIGGSTNAVIHLKAIAARLDIPLTLDDWQTYGQQIPTLVNLQPAGEFLMEDFYYAGGLPAVLKRLGDANLLHKDCLTANGKTLWENNSQAPCYNDAVIRTLDNPLCASGGICILRGNLAPRGAVLKPSAASPHLMKHRGRAVVFDSFDHYKERIMDDALDVDANSVLVLKNCGPKGYPGMPEVGNMGLPPKLLKQGITDMLRISDARMSGTAFGTVVLHVAPEAQEFGPLAAVQDGDWIALDSDKGSLELEVSADEIAVRIDQLRAQKIQKKTGGYLQLYIEHVMQADEGCDFDFLVGCRGAAVPGHSH, from the coding sequence ATGAACCACGACAATAAGACTAATAAACACTCTGTGAAGCCTCTGCGCAGCGCCCAGTGGTTCGGTACACAAGACAAAAACGGCTTTATGTACCGCAGTTGGATGAAAAATCAGGGGATTCCCGAGCATCACTTCCAAGGCAAACCCATTATCGGTATCTGCAATACCTGGTCAGAACTGACTCCCTGCAACAGCCATTTCCGAGAACTGGCGGAAAGTGTGCGGCGCGGTATTTTGGAGGCAGGCGGTGTACCGGTAGAGTTCCCGGTGTTTTCCAATGGCGAGTCCAACCTGCGCCCCACGGCCATGCTCACGCGCAATTTGGCGGCGATGGATGTAGAAGAATCGATCCGCGGCAACCCTATCGATGGTGTTGTGCTGTTGGTCGGCTGCGACAAAACCACCCCGGCTCTGGTCATGGGCGCAGCCAGTTGCGATCTGCCAACCATCGTCGTGACCGGCGGCCCTATGCTCAATGGCAAACACAAAGGCAAAGATGTCGGCTCGGGCACACTCGTCTGGCGCATGAGCGAAGATTACAAAGCCGGGAAAATATCGCTGCAGGAATTTATGGATGCAGAAGCCGATATGTCGCGCTCCACCGGCACCTGCAACACCATGGGTACCGCCAGCACCATGGCCTGCATAGTGGAAACGCTCGGATTATCGCTCCCACAAAATGCCGCGATTCCCGCTGTAGATGCACGCCGCAAAACGCTCGCGTATGTGTCGGGCATGCGCATTGTCGATATGGTGAATGAAGATTTACGCATATCGCAGCTGCTGACGCGCGACAGCATCATCAACGCTATTCGCACTACGGCTGCAATTGGCGGTTCAACTAACGCAGTGATTCATTTAAAAGCCATAGCCGCGCGTTTGGATATTCCCCTCACGCTGGATGATTGGCAAACCTACGGCCAACAAATTCCCACGCTGGTAAATTTGCAACCCGCCGGTGAATTTTTGATGGAAGATTTTTATTACGCCGGTGGTTTGCCCGCCGTACTCAAACGATTGGGCGATGCAAATTTATTACACAAGGACTGTTTGACCGCTAACGGAAAAACATTGTGGGAAAACAATTCACAAGCGCCCTGCTACAACGATGCGGTGATCCGCACGCTGGACAACCCACTCTGTGCCAGCGGCGGCATTTGTATTTTGCGTGGCAATCTCGCACCGCGTGGTGCGGTATTAAAACCCAGTGCGGCATCGCCTCATTTAATGAAACATCGCGGCCGGGCTGTGGTATTTGACAGTTTTGATCATTACAAAGAACGCATTATGGATGATGCACTTGATGTGGATGCTAACAGCGTTCTGGTATTAAAAAATTGTGGCCCCAAGGGTTACCCCGGTATGCCAGAAGTGGGCAACATGGGTTTGCCGCCAAAATTATTAAAGCAAGGTATTACCGATATGTTGCGCATATCCGATGCGCGTATGAGTGGCACTGCCTTTGGCACAGTAGTGCTGCATGTCGCACCGGAAGCGCAGGAATTTGGCCCGCTCGCCGCCGTGCAAGATGGCGACTGGATTGCATTGGATAGCGACAAAGGCTCACTTGAATTAGAAGTGAGCGCCGACGAAATCGCTGTGCGTATCGATCAATTGCGTGCACAAAAAATCCAGAAAAAAACCGGTGGCTATTTACAGCTTTATATCGAACACGTCATGCAAGCCGACGAAGGTTGTGATTTTGATTTTCTGGTTGGTTGTCGCGGGGCTGCTGTGCCCGGCCACTCGCATTAG
- a CDS encoding SDR family NAD(P)-dependent oxidoreductase produces the protein MALTNQYPSLKYKIVLITGGASGIGANLVEAFCHQGAQVCFIDIRDDDAHKLVETLSHRADNIPPRYYRCNLLNIPKLQATIKQIYNDVGPVNVLVNNAANDTRHDFREVTVDYWNERLAVNLRHHFFAAQAVYEHMLELGGGSIINLGSMSWYATQGGMPGYTSSKAAIEGMTRGLARDMGGDNIRVNTLVPGWVMTDRQLAMLTKEKSAKNILENQCLKKSVMPEDISAMALFLASDDSRLCTAQHFIVDGGWI, from the coding sequence ATGGCACTCACTAACCAATACCCAAGCTTGAAATATAAAATCGTGTTGATCACCGGTGGTGCGTCGGGCATAGGTGCCAATTTGGTAGAAGCCTTTTGCCATCAAGGCGCGCAAGTTTGTTTTATCGATATACGCGATGACGACGCCCATAAATTAGTAGAAACATTAAGTCATCGCGCCGATAACATTCCACCGCGCTATTACCGCTGCAACTTATTAAATATTCCCAAACTGCAAGCGACCATCAAACAAATTTATAACGATGTCGGGCCAGTGAATGTGCTGGTCAATAACGCCGCCAACGACACACGCCACGATTTCCGCGAAGTCACCGTCGATTACTGGAACGAACGGCTCGCGGTTAATTTGCGTCACCATTTTTTTGCAGCGCAGGCCGTATACGAGCATATGCTGGAATTGGGCGGCGGCTCGATTATTAATTTAGGTTCCATGAGTTGGTACGCAACCCAGGGCGGCATGCCCGGCTATACCAGCTCCAAAGCAGCAATTGAAGGCATGACCCGCGGACTCGCACGCGATATGGGCGGCGATAATATCCGTGTGAATACGCTTGTACCCGGCTGGGTGATGACGGATCGGCAATTGGCGATGCTCACCAAAGAAAAGTCCGCCAAAAATATTTTGGAAAACCAATGTTTGAAAAAATCCGTTATGCCGGAAGACATCAGCGCGATGGCGTTATTTTTGGCATCTGACGATAGCCGTTTGTGCACCGCCCAACATTTTATTGTGGATGGCGGTTGGATCTAA
- a CDS encoding glycoside hydrolase family 43 protein yields the protein MQRLIKSLMVASVAAAGIAQAANPIFTDVFTADPAAIVHEGKVYLYAGHDQAKDNTKFFEMHDWLVWSSDDMVNWQAHGPLLKVKDFKWAKGDAWASQVIERDGKFYWYITARHNDTKPGFAIGVAVGDSPLGPFKDALGKALITNDMTTDTKNDWDDIDPSVFIDDDGQAYLFWGNTKAYYAKLKPNMIELDGPIVPIKTLPEFTEAIWVHKYKDNYYLSYAMGFPEKIGYAMSKSITGPWEYKGILNEVAGNTPTNHQAIIEFNNKHYFIYHTGAGRPDGGQYRRSVSIDELFYNADGTIKRIIMTSEGVSANKAK from the coding sequence ATGCAGCGTTTAATTAAATCCCTGATGGTGGCTTCTGTCGCTGCGGCGGGTATCGCCCAAGCCGCCAACCCGATTTTTACCGACGTGTTTACCGCTGACCCTGCCGCCATAGTGCATGAAGGTAAGGTTTATCTGTATGCAGGGCACGACCAGGCCAAAGACAACACCAAATTTTTTGAGATGCACGACTGGCTGGTGTGGTCATCCGATGACATGGTCAATTGGCAGGCTCACGGGCCCTTGTTAAAAGTGAAGGATTTCAAATGGGCCAAGGGTGATGCCTGGGCGAGCCAGGTAATTGAACGCGATGGCAAGTTTTACTGGTATATCACCGCGCGCCACAATGACACCAAACCCGGATTTGCCATAGGCGTTGCGGTGGGCGACAGCCCTCTCGGTCCGTTTAAAGATGCGCTGGGTAAGGCGTTAATTACCAATGATATGACCACCGACACCAAAAACGACTGGGACGATATCGACCCTTCGGTGTTTATTGATGATGACGGTCAGGCCTACTTGTTTTGGGGAAATACCAAAGCCTATTACGCCAAGCTCAAGCCCAATATGATCGAGCTGGATGGCCCGATTGTGCCCATCAAAACCCTGCCGGAATTTACCGAGGCAATCTGGGTACACAAATATAAAGACAACTATTATTTGTCTTACGCCATGGGTTTCCCCGAGAAAATCGGCTATGCCATGAGCAAAAGTATTACCGGCCCCTGGGAGTACAAGGGGATATTGAATGAAGTGGCGGGCAATACGCCAACTAACCATCAGGCGATTATTGAGTTCAACAACAAGCATTACTTCATTTATCACACCGGTGCCGGCCGGCCGGATGGCGGTCAATATCGCCGTTCGGTGAGTATTGATGAGCTGTTCTACAACGCGGATGGCACCATCAAGCGCATCATCATGACCAGTGAAGGCGTGAGTGCCAACAAGGCCAAATAA
- a CDS encoding sulfotransferase — translation MSEAGHYSTQTTIEDAARLALLQGKHQQAYQLLMDALKTYPRFARGYFLLSRIAYDFKNHLKEVEMLFAALHVEPDNVEFIAYLARAQVLVGNSSDAHELLMRAEKRQGHTAEIYDLMGVTYNRLSMYQEAAVCFQRSIECNSDNAGVFFNLASTLKFCGDFPAARTAYEHAIALKPDYFKAHAALTSLGGISHEHNHVARLRELLEKTVNADDSLCIAHALSKELEALKDWSGSITVLQRAKQKKLAQLLYDFSRDKAIFEKLEQSYSVVSRSKKSGFHNNRPLFVTGMPRTGTTLVERILSSHSQVASGGELYNFSIEFKRLIGSVSGEFISDEFFGHINREGLDKLGRAYIDSTDYLLGNKQFLVDKLPLNILYAGLIIDALPAAKVVCLDRNPLDTIVSNYRQLFSFQDSTFAYSLSLEHTAHYYVAFKQWTDRLLAIYPDNVYRVNYEALVSNPELEIQALLKFCGLPWQDDCLHIERNAKPVATASAVQVRQPITAAGIGQWKHYAAHLEPAINILENAGLVFDL, via the coding sequence ATGAGTGAAGCAGGGCATTACTCCACACAAACAACAATAGAAGATGCAGCAAGGCTTGCTTTATTGCAAGGCAAACACCAGCAGGCGTATCAGCTATTGATGGATGCATTGAAAACCTACCCGCGGTTTGCGCGCGGGTATTTCCTGCTCAGCCGTATTGCCTATGATTTTAAAAACCATCTTAAAGAAGTTGAAATGCTGTTTGCTGCGCTCCATGTGGAGCCGGACAATGTTGAATTTATTGCCTACCTTGCCCGTGCGCAGGTGCTGGTTGGTAATAGCAGTGATGCGCATGAGTTGCTGATGCGGGCTGAAAAACGCCAAGGCCATACAGCAGAAATTTATGACCTAATGGGAGTTACCTATAACCGATTATCCATGTATCAAGAAGCTGCTGTGTGTTTTCAGCGCTCGATTGAATGCAACAGTGATAATGCAGGCGTATTTTTTAATTTGGCATCCACATTAAAATTTTGTGGCGATTTTCCTGCTGCACGTACAGCCTATGAACACGCTATTGCATTAAAGCCGGATTATTTTAAAGCACATGCTGCATTAACCAGTTTGGGTGGGATTAGTCATGAGCACAACCATGTTGCCCGTTTGCGCGAGTTGCTTGAAAAAACAGTTAACGCGGATGATAGCTTGTGCATTGCCCATGCATTGTCTAAAGAGTTGGAAGCGCTAAAAGATTGGAGCGGGTCTATAACTGTATTACAGCGCGCCAAACAAAAAAAACTGGCGCAGTTGCTCTATGATTTTTCACGAGACAAGGCCATTTTTGAAAAGCTGGAACAGTCTTATTCGGTAGTATCACGCAGTAAAAAATCCGGTTTTCATAATAATCGTCCGTTATTTGTAACGGGCATGCCGCGCACCGGAACCACCTTGGTTGAGCGCATTCTTTCCAGCCATAGCCAGGTTGCATCTGGTGGTGAGCTGTATAATTTTTCGATTGAGTTCAAGCGATTAATTGGCAGTGTTAGCGGTGAGTTTATAAGTGATGAATTCTTTGGGCATATTAACCGCGAGGGTCTTGATAAATTAGGGCGTGCTTATATTGATAGCACCGATTATCTACTGGGCAATAAACAGTTTCTGGTAGATAAATTGCCACTGAATATTCTATATGCAGGGTTGATTATCGATGCCTTGCCCGCTGCAAAAGTGGTGTGTCTTGACCGCAATCCGCTCGATACCATTGTCAGTAATTATCGCCAATTATTCAGCTTTCAGGATTCAACATTTGCCTACTCATTAAGCCTTGAGCATACCGCGCATTATTATGTTGCGTTTAAACAATGGACGGATCGTTTGCTGGCAATTTATCCGGATAATGTTTATCGGGTCAATTATGAAGCGCTGGTATCTAACCCTGAATTGGAAATACAAGCATTATTGAAATTTTGTGGTTTGCCGTGGCAAGACGATTGTTTGCATATCGAGCGCAATGCAAAACCCGTAGCCACGGCAAGTGCAGTTCAGGTGAGGCAGCCCATTACAGCAGCGGGTATTGGCCAGTGGAAGCATTATGCTGCGCATCTGGAGCCTGCAATAAATATTCTGGAAAACGCAGGCCTGGTGTTCGATTTATAA